In the Acropora muricata isolate sample 2 chromosome 1, ASM3666990v1, whole genome shotgun sequence genome, one interval contains:
- the LOC136922529 gene encoding uncharacterized protein yields the protein MVQKCPTKRDERALEVLNPRKACRPDRTPSWLLKEYCDLVAYPITEILNASYAEQRLPTIWKMADVIPIPKKKPVVDIQKELRPISLTPCTCKVAEEFVVNGFMKPVVMNILNDNQYGAIPNSSTTMALISMLHSWSVGTDGNGATIPAD from the exons ATGGTACAAAAGTGCCCCACCAAACGTGATGAAAGAGCACTGGAAGTCCTTAATCCGAGGAAGGCCTGCAGACCGGACAGAACACCCAGCTGGCTGCTGAAAGAATACTGCGACCTGGTGGCCTACCCCATCACGGAAATCCTGAATGCCTCCTACGCTGAACAGCGTCTTCCTACTATCTGGAAAATGGCTGATGTGATCCCCATCCCCAAAAAGAAACCAGTGGTTGACATCCAAAAGGAATTGAGACCGATATCCCTGACCCCCTGTACTTGTAAAGTGGCAGAAGAGTTCGTCGTGAATGGTTTCATGAAACCTGTGGTCATGAACATCCTCAATGACAACCAATACGGAGCCATCCCAAATTCCTCAACTACAATGGCCCTAATTAGCATGCTACACAGCTGGTCCGTGGGTACAGATGGAAACGGAGCCACT ATCCCAGCGGATTAA